A stretch of the Xiphias gladius isolate SHS-SW01 ecotype Sanya breed wild chromosome 21, ASM1685928v1, whole genome shotgun sequence genome encodes the following:
- the acad9 gene encoding complex I assembly factor ACAD9, mitochondrial, whose amino-acid sequence MNVNRLVVLSRAVGVGKRLLAANVRHAGKEVQRRSIKTHARNLAYAKDLFLGQVNKAEVFPYPEIGNEELEEINQLVAPVERFFSEEVDSAKIDHEAKIPPETLNGLKELGLFGIMIPEEYGGLGLSNTMYARLAEIISLDGSIAVTLAAHQAIGLKGILIAGNEAQKQKYLPKLASGEHIAAFCLTEPGSGSDAASIQTRATLSEDGKHYLINGSKIWISNGGMADIMTVFARTEVTVDGVKKDKISAFIVERAFGGITSGKPEDKLGIRGSNTCEVSFDNVPVPLENVIGEIGGGFKIAMNILNSGRFSMGSSSAGMIKKLIEMTSDYAATRKQFNKSLSEFGMIQEKFAMMALNVFVMESMAYLTAGMMDRPGLPDCSVEAAMVKVFSSEGGWICVSEALQVLGGLGYTKNYPYERYVRDCRILPIFEGTNEILRMYIALTGMQYAGKVITGKIKEMKKGNIGVALGMVGKKLRNSFGSSVDLGLTGKDGVVHPSLAESAKKLEQNVSLFGSTVESLLYRYGKTIVDEQLILKRVADVLINLYAMTAVLSRASRSISIGLRNHDHEVLLANTFCGDAFFKNNYMMTQLQKHSPENNDANIKKIAREVLENRAYICSHPLERTY is encoded by the exons ATGAACGTCAACAGACTCGTCGTCCTGTCGAGAGCTGTTGGGGTCGGAAAGCGGTTGCTCGCCGCTAATGTGAGGCATGCCGGGAAAGAAGTTCAGCGGAGGTCCATTAAGACTCACGCGAGAAACCTCGCCTACGCTAAGGATTTGTTCCTTGGTCAGGTGAACAAG gctGAGGTGTTCCCTTATCCAGAAATTGGAAATGAAGAACTGGAGGAGATCAACCAACTTGTTGCACCGGTGGAAAGATTCTTCAGTGAGGAAG tTGACTCAGCGAAGATTGACCATGAAGCCAAAATCCCTCCGGAGACTTTGAATGGGTTGAAGGAGCTCGGGCTGTTTGGAATCATGATTCCTGAGGAGTATG GGGGTCTCGGATTGTCCAACACCATGTATGCACGACTGGCAGAGATCATTTCATTGGATGGCTCTATTGCTGTAACGCTGGCGGCACATCAAGCCATTGGGCTGAAG GGGATTCTGATAGCAGGGAATGAAGCCCAGAAGCAGAAGTATCTTCCCAAACTGGCCTCCGGAGAACACATTGCAGCTTTCTGCCTGACAGAGCCTGGAAG TGGAAGCGATGCGGCCTCCATTCAGACCCGCGCAACCCTGTCAGAAGATGGGAAACATTACCTGATCAACGGCTCCAAG ATTTGGATTTCAAACGGAGGGATGGCAGATATCATGACAGTGTTTGCCAGGACAGAGGTGACCGTAGATGGCGTGAAGAAAGATAAGATTTCGGCATTTATCGTGGAGAGGGCCTTTGGGGGCATCACCAGCGGCAAGCCTGAAGACAAACTGGGCATCAGGGGCTCCAACA CTTGTGAAGTGTCCTTCGACAACGTCCCAGTGCCACTGGAGAATGTAATAGGAGAAATAGGTGGTGGGTTCAAG ATTGCCATGAACATCCTGAACTCTGGGAGGTTCAGTATGGGGAGTTCTTCAGCTGGAATGATAAAAAAACTgatag AAATGACCTCCGACTACGCTGCAACCCGGAAGCAGTTTAACAAAAGCCTGAGTGAATTTGGTATGATTCAG GAGAAGTTTGCTATGATGGCCCTCAATGTCTTTGTGATGGAGAGCATGGCGTACCTGACAGCGGGGATGATGGACAGGCCGGGGCTTCCAGACTGTTCTGTAGAGGCCGCCATGGTCAAG GTGTTCAGCTCAGAGGGAGGCTGGATTTGTGTCAGTGAAGCTCTTCAGGTCCTCGGAGGTCTGGGTTACACTAAGAATTACCCCTATGAGCGCTACGTCAGGGACTGTCGCATCCTGCCTATCTTTGAG ggGACCAATGAAATCCTGAGGATGTACATTGCTCTCACTGGAATGCAGTATGCTGGCAAAGTAATCACAGGGAAAATAAA gGAGATGAAGAAAGGAAATATAGGTGTTGCTTTGGGCATGGTAGGCAAGAAACTGAGGAACTCCTTTGGAAGTTCGGTTGACCTTGGCCTGACAGGAAAAGATGGCGTGGTACATCCCAGCCTGGCA GAAAGTGCAAAGAAGTTAGAGCAGAATGTCAGCCTTTTTGGATCGACTGTGGAGAGCCTGCTGTACAGATATGGAAAG ACCATAGTGGACGAACAGCTCATCCTGAAGAGAGTAGCAGATGTGCTGATCAACCTCTATGCCATGACAGCTGTCCTGTCCAGAGCAAGCCGCTCCATCAGCATTGGCCTCAGGAACCATGACCATGAg GTGCTGCTCGCAAACACATTCTGCGGCGACGCTTTCTTCAAGAACAATTACATGATGACTCAGTTGCAAAAAC ACTCTCCTGAGAACAATGATGCCAACATCAAGAAGATTGCCAGGGAGGTCTTGGAGAACAGAGCCTACATCTGCTCTCATCCTCTTGAAAGAACATACTGA